A single genomic interval of Drosophila virilis strain 15010-1051.87 chromosome 2, Dvir_AGI_RSII-ME, whole genome shotgun sequence harbors:
- the Osi8 gene encoding uncharacterized protein Osi8 has translation MIKYVWHVAALLIIFCWLPASRARTASYHHINGLGVEQQQQQQQQQQQQQQPQQQSPPAQSGSSTGLWKDLSLVYRIYQQCTGENLSVCLKVKLLTGLEKAFRTAKTLPLFEGIQFVGSTDAAQKRTQLPPITEQDIEAVLPRGLDAKEQILNSMIMKRLSNFLQDHTLQIKFPDMHAADSNSVEGRKKKDKKGNGAYIMIPLLLGGTFVPIAYGALAMLAGKALIVSKLALVLASIIGIKKLLSGGGGGKESSHEVVVSSGGHSGWGRDFDMAYSGWKPAKESAGSAKSL, from the exons ATGATCAAGTACGTGTGGCACGTGGCAGCGCTGTTGATCATCTTCTGCTGGCTGCCGGCGAGCAGAGCGCGCACCGCCAGCTATCATCATATCAATGGCCTCGGcgtggagcagcagcagcagcagcaacagcagcaacagcagcagcagcagccgcagcagcagtcgccgcCGGCACAGTCAGGCAGCTCGACGGGCCTGTGGAAGGATCTGTCGCTGGTCTATCGCATCTATCAGCAGTGCACGGGCGAGAATCTGTCAGTGTGCCTCAAGGTCAAGTTGCTGACCGGTCTGGAGAAGGCATTCCGCACGGCCAAAACTTTGCCGCTCTTCGAGGGCATTCAGTTTGTGGGCAGCACGGATGCGGCCCAGAAACGGACACAGTTGCCGCCCATCACTGAGCAGGATATTGAGGCGGTGCTGCCGCGTGGCCTTGATGCCAAGGAGCAGATCCTGAACAGCATGATCATGAAGCGCTTGAGCAACTTCCTGCAGGATCACACGTTACAG ATCAAATTTCCCGACATGCACGCTGCGGACAGCAACTCCGTGGAGGGTCGCAAGAAGAAGGATAAGAAGGGCAACGGCGCCTACATAATGATACCCCTGCTGCTGGGCGGCACCTTTGTGCCCATCGCATACGGCGCACTGGCCATGCTGGCGGGCAAGGCGTTGATTGTGTCCAAGCTCGCGCTGGTGCTGGCCTCCATAATTGGCATCAAGAAACTGctcagcggcggcggcggcggcaaggaGTCCTCGCACGAGGTGGTCGTCTCCTCCGGCGGCCACTCCGGCTGGGGACGGGACTTTGACATGGCGTACAGCGGCTGGAAGCCGGCCAAGGAGTCAGCGGGCAGCGCCAAGAGCCTGTAA
- the Osi7 gene encoding uncharacterized protein Osi7, with amino-acid sequence MANNKVIFGVLCLVTLSAALPAEETRGHARNAIGGDNDIMDSIYSDCLRKDSVSCVKYKLFNFVDKVLGARDQYALTEGVTVVRSPDAPVQEAARSISGDESFESLALNRISSFLNTHNIKVELKGADIVQAVSSTGRALEDASESLFGSNDPNAPEESRGKKKKAAKILGPILALVALKAAALLPLLLGAIALIAGKALLIGKIALVLSAVIGLKKLLSQEKHVTYEVVAHPHHSSSHSVSHGDSYGSGYSADAGASSASYGSSGHGGWGRSIDAQDLAYGAQKPQA; translated from the coding sequence ATGGCAAACAATAAAGTTATTTTCGGTGTCTTGTGTTTGGTGACGCTGTCCGCTGCGCTCCCGGCTGAGGAAACGCGCGGCCATGCCCGCAACGCCATCGGCGGCGACAATGACATTATGGATAGCATCTATAGCGATTGCCTGCGCAAGGATTCCGTCTCGTGCGTCAAATACAAGCTGTTCAACTTTGTCGACAAGGTGCTCGGCGCACGCGATCAGTATGCTCTCACCGAGGGCGTCACTGTTGTCCGTTCGCCAGATGCGCCCGTTCAGGAGGCAGCCCGCTCCATTTCTGGTGATGAGTCGTTCGAGTCGCTGGCACTGAATCGCATCAGCAGCTTCCTCAACACGCACAACATCAAGGTCGAACTAAAGGGTGCCGATATTGTGCAGGCGGTGAGCTCCACTGGACGCGCCTTGGAGGATGCCTCGGAGTCGCTATTCGGCAGCAATGATCCCAATGCGCCCGAGGAGAGCCgtggcaagaagaagaaggccGCCAAAATCTTGGGCCCCATTCTGGCTTTGGTCGCACTGAAGGCCGCCGCTCTGCTGCCCCTGCTGCTGGGCGCCATCGCTCTGATTGCCGGCAAGGCTCTGCTCATTGGTAAGATCGCCCTGGTGCTGTCGGCCGTGATTGGCCTGAAGAAGCTGCTGTCTCAGGAGAAGCATGTCACCTACGAAGTGGTCGCCCATCCCCATCACAGCAGCAGTCACTCGGTCAGCCATGGCGACTCATATGGCAGCGGCTATAGCGCCGATGCGGGCGCCTCCTCGGCCTCGTACGGCAGCAGCGGACACGGCGGCTGGGGACGCTCCATCGATGCCCAGGATCTGGCCTATGGTGCCCAGAAACCCCAGGCCTAA